The Oryctolagus cuniculus chromosome 5, mOryCun1.1, whole genome shotgun sequence genome includes a region encoding these proteins:
- the LOC100344160 gene encoding heterogeneous nuclear ribonucleoprotein C-like: MASNVTNKTDPRSMNSRVFIGKLNTLVVKKSDVEAIFSKYGKIVGCSVHKGFAFVQYVNERNARAAVAGEDGRMIAGQVLDINLAAEPKVNRGKAGVKRSAAEMYGSSFDLDYDFQQDYYDRMYSYPARVPPPPPIARAVVPSKRQRVSGNTSRRGKSFNSKSGQRGSSSKSGKLKGDDLQAIKKELTQIKQKVDSLLESLEKIEKEQSKQGVEMKNDKSEEEQSSSSQKKDETNVKMESEGGADDSAEEGDLLDDDDNEDRGDDQLELIKDDEKEAEE, translated from the exons ATGGCAAGCAATGTTACCAACAAGACAGATCCTCGCTCCATGAACTCCCGTGTATTCATTGGGAAACTCAACACTCTTGTGGTCAAGAAGTCTGATGTAGAGGCAATCTTCTCGAAGTATGGCAAAATTGTGGGCTGCTCTGTTCACAAGGGCTTTGCCTTTGTTCAGTACGTTAATGAGAGAAATGCCCGAGCTGCAGTAGCAGGAGAGGATGGCAGAATGATTGCTGGCCAGGTTTTAGATATTAATCTGGCTGCAGAGCCAAAAGTGAACCGAGGAAAAGCAGGTGTGAAACGATCTGCAGCGGAGATGTACGG CTCCTCTTTTGACTTGGACTATGACTTTCAACAGGATTATTATGACAGGATGTACAGCTACCCAGCAcgtgttcctcctcctcctcctattgcTCGGGCTGTAGTGCCCTCTAAACGCCAGCGTGTATCAGGAAACACCTCAAGAAGGGGAAAAAGTTTCAATTCTAAGAGTGGACAACGaggatcttcttccaagtctgGAAAGTTGAAAGGAGATGACCTTCAGGCCATTAAGAAGGAATTGACCCAGATAAAACAAAAAGTGGATTCTCTGCTGGAAAGCctggaaaaaattgaaaaggagcAGAGCAAACAAGGAGTAGAGATGAAGAATGAtaagtcagaagaggagcagagcaGCAGCTCCCAGAAGAAAGATGAGACTAATGTGAAGATGGAGTCTGAGGGGGGTGCAGATGACTCTGCTGAGGAGGGGGACCTACtggatgatgatgataatgaagaTCGGGGGGATGACCAGCTGGAGTTGATCAAGGATGATGAAAAAGAGGCTGAGGAATGA